Below is a window of Clupea harengus unplaced genomic scaffold, Ch_v2.0.2, whole genome shotgun sequence DNA.
TCATTCATATTTAACCAGAGCAGGTCTCACCAAAACTCTAACCAGTTACTACTGTAGCTGTTCTCAGAAACATCTAATTTGATAAATCCAGACATTTTGGTGGGAAAAACTTGGAAATATGCATCTGTAGTCGTCCGAAACAAATAAATTATTCAAAATGGTTAAGTGTATACATAACTTTGCTGGGTAAAACTACGAGACCTGTAAGAAGTTGATTTCTTTGTTAGTTAGGACCAAAGATCAGAGCGCCACTCTAGAAACTTGGTTAGGTCAAATGAACACATCCTCACACCGAGGGattttacagatttttttttacagaatttattaaaatgaaactgAGAGACAGTGACATCCACAAAGACTCACATCAGTGCATTAAACTCAGAGTTAGTAAAGCCAACATTATATCACACCCCTCTGAGCAACCAATGAACCCCTTTACCTGCCTTGTCACATGAGGCTGCTAACTATAGCCTACCAATCCCCCCTACTGTAAGCTATTGTAGGCTACTGTTCTGTACTGTATTAAATAATTTTAACATCAATTTAACCTTCTTCAAATGTGACAGGAGGAAACATGCACAGTTGGACACCCTTGACTTGTGTAGTTTATGTAAGATTGGATTATTATAGTTTGTAGGGTTAATGCAGACAGCCGGTCAAGTCTGTCTGGGATGCTTTTGTCATTTGTGAGGTGGACATTTACGCATCTTTGATATTAAATTAAATCTGGGCTGTTCAAAATAACACCCCTAAACTGCCTGGTAGCGGTTACAAGCAGGCTTTACAAAACACCCTTCAGGTCATACATTTAACTCGAAAAACAGACTGCAGAGGGACATGAGGAGTTGTATTATACAGGCTATCCCAGTTTTAACTGGCTTAACTGACTTTAGCTGTTAGGCGCATTTTGCGAAGCATGAAATAAAACATTGCAACAAAACAATCGTTCTCAACAGACAACAAATCTTAGCATCTGATCCtcatattttctcttttctggCAGGAGAGATGCACGCTTTACTTGCTCCTGCTGTCATAagaacacacatagagacaaagGCAACATGCTTGACTTCAGAGTTCAGTAACTTCAGACTCCATTCCTGGGTCATCCGGAGTTTAATCTACGACCAACCTAGCAGTCCTGCGTCAGTCCTGAGTCAGTCCGTGCAGATGTTTCCTTGACCACAGCATCCCCGTGACAGACACACCCGCCTGTGAGAGCTGATCACCTCATAGTAAAGAGTGTTGGTCCATCAGTGGTGATGttggggtcagtgtgtgtttaagaggccTGTAGCTGGCCCTTGTGAACGTACTCCAGTGCCGTGGCGATGGTCCTCATGTCCATCTCTATGCTGCGTGCCCAGTTCTCCACATCGCcaatctcctacacacacacacaatcatcatcatcatcatcatcatcccaaCATATAACCATACAAATATGACAGAAGAGCTCTTGTTTCACTTTCTATTCTTGTTTGgatcagagaaaaagagacagatcaGTTTTTTCACTGGATCTTGGTCCTGCTTAGTGTTCTTCAATGTGCTGACACCTGTTCTACCCCTAGAAGCCTGGTTGTCAAGATCCTGCCTTGAAAATATACAGAAATTACTCAGCAAAAAGGGGTAACATCCACTCTGTTGGAAAGCTACCTGTACATGAATCATGTTGATGTAAGGCTGGAGCAGGTTCTACCAATGAAAGTGCTTTTGTGTATTGATGTCAGCCACTAAAGCAGTTTCATAGTGGAGTATTGTATGACAATGAATATGAAGTTTACTCTGTGCCTTGATGGAAATATAATGATAAGAACTACAATGACACTGCTGTGTATATGTCAAGGAACATTATCTCTGAAGGAACAtatactaactaactaactaactatgcACAATGGATAATGGACATTAGCTTAATGTTAATCTTTCTAGCTAAAATACTACTTGTAGTACATTTTAAGGATAACAATTATCATCAATTCCAATTGAGTCTAAGAACTTGATGGTAAACTGATGGGTTGGTGTACCTTCAGTGCCTGATTGAATCCCTCCACCATGCTGATCCACTGGGCTGTCTGCTTAGAAAACTGGCCAGCCTGCACCTGCAGTGTTTTCACCTCATGGTCCAGTTTACGCTGGTTCACATAGGCCTGGGCCaccctggtacacacacacacacacacacacacgtttccagACTAGTTCCAAAAGGAAATTTAACACACAAGAATAAGAATCATTAAACAGACCAATGAAATACACGATCTTCCTTAGTCTAAGCACAGGGAACCAAGTTTAAGTGCCTGTAAGAGGTCACATGTTTTTCATAATTTCATGGAAATCTGTGATCAGATTCAAGTCTTGACTCTATACCCTTCAATGGCATGAGCTTACCTCACATGCATTAAATCCCGACTGAGTAGCAACTCGCCCTCAAAGCCATTCCACTGATTCTTATGGGATGGTGAAATATGTGTGC
It encodes the following:
- the bloc1s1 gene encoding biogenesis of lysosome-related organelles complex 1 subunit 1, coding for MLSRLLKEHQAKQNERKELQERRRREAITAATCLTEALVDHLNVGVAQAYVNQRKLDHEVKTLQVQAGQFSKQTAQWISMVEGFNQALKEIGDVENWARSIEMDMRTIATALEYVHKGQLQAS